A window from Hemicordylus capensis ecotype Gifberg chromosome 2, rHemCap1.1.pri, whole genome shotgun sequence encodes these proteins:
- the LOC128347425 gene encoding uncharacterized protein LOC128347425 isoform X4, with amino-acid sequence MMQHSLKKKKESGAAGRKRRKLEAENAKKSSEFFMPVSETCRTRSSTRSMESPVPATILLETEGGSSTNASQTEEEEEVKLVKIEYDAIKSEAATENVDMTGREGGGDVEFIDEILSVKIEPDDTEPSELDGVKELQTVIPEVIEQHDIGLLKFNKYTGEAILTDALRTEIIKLGSKYFQNSEGPFLPTNNRSMNKTWFKRKLGNGHGEEMTRTWLVYSPSKRSAFCICCLLYSQSDHQSSLEQESGFNHWKAPERLNSHENARNHRECFTKWKEMERNLVGNGGVIDTVHESQIVKEKQKWRDILTRILHCIQFLATQNLALRGHKESLQLEDDDSSVGHFLGLLKLLAVFDPVMKEHLAHVESHPGSTSYLSPVVQNKFIHLMASTVRQSLLRSIRKAKYYGLMLDSTPDQAHCEQMSEVVRYVEVDFERKTVRVKESFLGFIQVSQKDAESLVEDILKQLEKDKMELQDCRSQCYDNAAVMAGHSSGVYQSLSEKNNLAVFVNCDNHSLNLVGVHAAKQDTMMVIFFGTIEALYMFFSRSTQRWEKLKNAVPVVKSESETRWSARTDAVKPVIVYLEEILQVLQDMIDNENETSETRSDARLLYNSMLSYDFLTLLGFWNKVLIRIDRIQKRLQDPSMNFHNTALYLKVLRDHFDDEREVLVSESLEEGLGLYQEWNIAVEGRQRRKKRMAGENSRDAGLTAKEEMERVMKGTLDRFHREMDERLARLHDTDARFGFLLDIEGLCYGADRNDLKKKCENFGELYSSDVDGQQLYEEILACRMLLSRLTNMKISRPEELLEFIVQYGDESIFPNLRIAMQIMLTIAVSITSCERPFSKLKRILSYLKPTMGQDRLCDLALLSVEREETEKTDFDHIIDQFASVKGRKVQL; translated from the coding sequence ATGATGCAACATTCCctcaagaagaagaaggaaagtgGAGCTGCAGGACGGAAGAGACGAAAGTTGGAGGCGGAGAACGCCAAGAAGTCGAGTGAGTTCTTCATGCCCGTCTCTGAAACGTGCAGAACAAGAAGTTCGACACGTTCCATGGAGTCGCCTGTACCTGCTACAATTTTGTTAGAAACCGAAGGTGGATCAAGTACAAATGCGTCacaaactgaggaggaggaggaggtcaagtTAGTTAAAATCGAGTATGACGCGATTAAGAGTGAGGCTGCCACAGAGAACGTAGACATGACAGGAAGGGAAGGTGGTGGTGATGTTGAGTTTATTGATGAGATTTTATCTGTCAAGATTGAACCTGACGACACTGAACCTAGTGAACTGGATGGTGTCAAAGAGCTTCAGACTGTCATACCAGAAGTGATTGAACAACATGACATTGGACTTCTGAAGTTCAACAAGTATACTGGAGAAGCAATTCTGACTGACGCATTGAgaacagaaataataaagctgGGTTCTAAGTATTTCCAGAACAGTGAGGGGCCTTTCCTACCAACAAATAACCGCTCAATGAACAAAACTTGGTTCAAGAGGAAATTGGGAAATGGTCATGGTGAGGAAATGACTCGCACATGGCTGGTCTATTCCCCTTCTAAAAGGTCTGCATTTTGTATCTGTTGTCTTCTCTATTCCCAGTCAGACCATCAATCCTCATTGGAGCAGGAAAGTGGATTCAACCACTGGAAAGCACCTGAAAGGCTTAATTCTCATGAAAATGCCAGGAATCATCGGGAGTGCTTCACAaagtggaaagaaatggaaagaaatttAGTTGGAAACGGAGGAGTTATTGACACCGTACATGAGTCACAGATTGTGAAGGAAAAGCAGAAGTGGCGGGATATCTTGACGAGAATCCTTCACTGCATACAATTCCTTGCGACTCAGAACCTGGCTTTGCGAGGACACAAGGAGTCACTTCAGCTAGAAGACGATGACTCTAGTGTAGGACATTTCCTTGGCTTACTGAAACTACTGGCCGTCTTTGACCCTGTCATGAAAGAACACCTCGCTCATGTGGAAAGTCATCCTGGATCCACGTCTTATCTTTCACCGGTTGTCCAGAATAAATTCATTCACTTGATGGCATCCACTGTTCGCCAGAGTCTACTAAGAAGCATTCGTAAAGCCAAGTACTATGGTCTCATGTTAGACTCTACTCCTGATCAGGCACACTGTGAGCAGATGTCAGAAGTAGTGAGATACGTGGAAGTTGATTTTGAGAGGAAAACAGTCCGTGTTAAAGAGTCGTTCCTTGGTTTTATCCAGGTAAGCCAGAAGGATGCTGAGAGCTTGGTTGAAGACATCTTGAAACAGTTAGAGAAGGACAAAATGGAGCTACAAGATTGTCGGTCACAGTGCTATGACAACGCTGCTGTGATGGCTGGACATAGTAGTGGTGTTTATCAAAGTTTAAGTGAGAAAAACAACCTGGCAGTGTTTGTGAATTGCGACAATCACTCACTCAACTTGGTGGGTGTACATGCAGCCAAACAGGATACAATGATGGTCATATTTTTTGGAACCATTGAAGCTCTCTACATGTTTTTCTCTCGCTCAACACAGCGCTGGGAAAAACTCAAAAACGCTGTTCCTGTGGTTAAGTCGGAGTCTGAAACCAGGTGGAGTGCAAGGACCGACGCAGTGAAGCCCGTCATCGTGTACCTTGAGGAGATACTTCAAGTTCTTCAGGACATGATAGACAATGAAAACGAGACCAGTGAAACAAGAAGTGATGCAAGGTTGCTGTACAACAGCATGTTGAGTTATGATTTTCTGACTTTGTTAGGATTCTGGAACAAAGTACTCATTCGCATTGACCGTATTCAGAAGAGGCTGCAGGATCCTAGCATGAACTTCCACAATACTGCCCTGTATTTGAAAGTCCTTCGAGATCATTTTGATGATGAAAGAGAAGTGTTGGTCAGTGAATCACTCGAAGAAGGGCTTGGTCTCTATCAAGAATGGAATATTGCAGTTGAAGGACGTCAGAGACGAAAGAAACGAATGGCTGGTGAGAACTCAAGAGATGCTGGGTTAACAGCTAAGGAGGAAATGGAAAGAGTCATGAAGGGAACACTCGACCGTTTTCACAGAGAAATGGATGAAAGGCTCGCTCGTTTGCACGACACTGATGCCAGGTTTGGGTTCCTTCTTGATATCGAGGGTCTTTGTTATGGTGCCGACAGGAATGACCTAAAGAAGAAGTGCGAAAATTTTGGCGAATTGTACAGCTCTGATGTTGATGGACAACAGCTATATGAAGAAATTTTGGCTTGCAGAATGTTGCTATCAAGGCTGACTAACATGAAAATATCAAGACCTGAAGAGCTTCTCGAATTTATTGTTCAGTATGGAGATGAGAGCATCTTCCCCAATCTTCGCATTGCTATGCAGATAATGCTAACCATCGCAGTTTCCATCACCAGCTGTGAGAGACCATTCAGCAAGTTAAAACGAATACTTTCGTATTTGAAACCCACCATGGGTCAAGACAGACTCTGTGACCTTGCTCTGCTGAGTGTAGAAAGAGAAGAAACTGAAAAAACTGACTTTGACCatatcatagaccaatttgcatcagtgaaaggaaggaaggtgcagttataa